Proteins encoded together in one Sulfolobales archaeon window:
- the hisS gene encoding histidine--tRNA ligase: MSRREPAIPRGFRDFEPHEMILRKEVIAKIESVFRRYGFDPIDTPAVELFEVLSGKYGEEAENKLMWRFRDPWGDREYALRYDLTVPLARFVAMHRNFPLPFKRYHIAPVWRHEEPQRGRYREFYQCDADIVGSPYPEADAEILMLAEDVYRELGIAGVKIMINDRRILKGVFEEELGMRDPMSVYRAIDKLDKIGLEGVKGELRRIGISESAIDKIIDIISLRAPLEEAIRDLQAKYGSNQRVVEGIKHLEEISAIVRSKNIVFDMSLVRGLDYYTGPIFEAIVEGIKIGSIGGGGRYDNLIEMFTGTKMPATGFSIGLDRVIEVGLELGVFNMSRKTYNQVYVVMMDRDNDVFNYTLDIVRELRSSGISVSWDLMRRSHQKQREYGRKLSVPIMLYIGKAEVTSKKATIYITASGERREIERGGLVKALKEILGI; the protein is encoded by the coding sequence ATGTCCCGTAGAGAGCCGGCTATACCTAGGGGTTTTAGGGATTTCGAACCCCATGAGATGATCCTTAGGAAGGAAGTGATAGCGAAGATAGAGAGTGTCTTTCGAAGATATGGCTTTGACCCTATAGATACCCCGGCTGTAGAGCTCTTCGAGGTTCTATCTGGCAAATATGGTGAGGAGGCTGAGAATAAGCTTATGTGGAGGTTTAGAGATCCTTGGGGGGATAGGGAATATGCCCTTAGATATGATCTCACAGTACCTCTAGCAAGGTTTGTTGCTATGCATAGAAACTTCCCCCTACCCTTTAAGAGATACCATATAGCCCCTGTGTGGAGGCATGAGGAGCCCCAGAGGGGGAGATATAGGGAGTTCTATCAATGTGATGCCGATATAGTTGGCTCTCCATATCCAGAGGCTGATGCAGAGATCCTCATGCTAGCTGAGGATGTATATAGAGAGCTGGGTATAGCGGGGGTTAAGATCATGATCAATGATCGCAGAATTTTAAAAGGGGTCTTTGAGGAGGAGCTGGGGATGAGGGATCCTATGAGTGTGTATAGAGCTATAGATAAGCTGGATAAGATAGGGCTAGAAGGTGTTAAGGGGGAGCTGAGAAGGATCGGGATCAGCGAGAGCGCTATAGATAAGATAATCGATATAATATCTCTGAGAGCACCCCTGGAGGAGGCGATCAGAGATCTCCAAGCAAAATATGGATCTAACCAACGTGTTGTAGAGGGTATAAAACACTTAGAAGAGATATCAGCGATCGTGAGATCGAAGAACATAGTCTTTGACATGTCCCTAGTAAGAGGTCTAGACTACTATACAGGCCCTATATTCGAGGCTATTGTAGAGGGCATAAAGATAGGCTCGATAGGTGGTGGTGGTAGATATGATAATCTAATCGAGATGTTCACAGGAACCAAGATGCCAGCAACAGGCTTCTCGATAGGCCTTGATAGGGTTATAGAGGTTGGGCTGGAGCTGGGTGTTTTCAACATGTCTAGGAAAACATATAACCAAGTGTATGTGGTGATGATGGACAGGGATAATGATGTTTTCAACTATACACTTGATATTGTGAGGGAGCTTAGGAGCAGTGGGATCAGCGTCTCCTGGGATCTTATGAGAAGATCTCATCAGAAGCAGAGGGAATATGGGAGAAAGCTTTCAGTACCGATAATGCTATATATAGGGAAGGCTGAGGTTACAAGCAAAAAGGCCACGATCTACATAACAGCTAGCGGTGAAAGGCGTGAGATCGAAAGAGGGGGATTAGTTAAGGCTTTAAAAGAGATCTTAGGGATATAG
- a CDS encoding thioredoxin family protein: MANLSTTLIIAVLFIALGSVAAGAILLQLHSGGEDPSRIPHGIYVWDGSRFVPINVANAYVPREPGYYFIYFHNDLCPHCQAFYPEFVKYLREYGGVFRNITVVEVVCDWFTQQCSNTAARNTFSLYQVSSSPTFLLIKVGSNGSIERIWDISGEYMELQNQGKIPKGEFQPQYIEAIVRSKLT; the protein is encoded by the coding sequence ATGGCAAATCTTAGTACTACTCTAATCATAGCTGTGTTATTCATAGCATTGGGGTCTGTGGCTGCAGGCGCCATACTTCTTCAGCTCCACAGCGGTGGCGAGGATCCCTCCAGAATACCCCATGGTATATATGTTTGGGATGGCTCTAGATTCGTTCCCATCAACGTTGCCAACGCCTATGTGCCGAGAGAGCCTGGGTATTACTTCATATATTTCCATAACGACCTATGCCCTCACTGCCAGGCATTCTATCCAGAATTTGTTAAATACCTCAGAGAATATGGGGGAGTATTTAGAAACATAACTGTAGTAGAGGTTGTATGTGATTGGTTCACCCAGCAATGCTCGAATACGGCTGCGAGAAACACGTTCAGCCTCTACCAAGTATCATCATCACCAACATTCCTACTAATCAAGGTAGGGTCTAATGGGAGTATAGAGAGGATATGGGATATAAGCGGGGAATATATGGAGCTGCAGAACCAGGGAAAAATACCTAAGGGGGAGTTCCAACCGCAATATATAGAGGCGATAGTAAGATCTAAGCTTACGTAG